A window of Cryptomeria japonica chromosome 3, Sugi_1.0, whole genome shotgun sequence contains these coding sequences:
- the LOC131874389 gene encoding uncharacterized protein LOC131874389: protein MGYEVDGNTLDTYAQHLLSISVDEKEERFGTYKEESLDLHKKLTKIERKRKVKKEVEELAEKMSITKEVIQKARDNNILKEEDMKPVPPPKPQTKSTGGDEKRKKGKTQREYVAVTIEEETKSNEAVKEVKKTTTYARVVKKPQSGGAQLSKKPRTKAEPSGRARLRKKPKYELHKALKSSKVEGTYTIVPPMTLSEIVDEVVEVDRMLKIAKDRLRIEKRVNKIMLGKIDEVVKETKIILKQFLQEHIYEVNPKDQSIEQTILKGKTNEHTTVVDDQNVGISDEAGQNPPMIEVYLEKATEEIGDGKGEVYVGKEVDDEKEEVAKEDENAKVVEKENKF from the exons atggggtatgaagtggatgGAAATACTCTTGATACATATGCTCAACACCTTTTGAGTATATcggttgatgagaaagaagaaaggttTGGCACATATAAGGAGGAAAGTCTAGACCTACATAAGAAACTCACCAAGatcgaaagaaagaggaaggtcAAAAAAGAAGTAGAAGAGCTTGCAGAGAAAATGAGTATAACAAAGGAAGTTATTCAAAAGGCTAGAGACAACAATATTCTGaaagaggaggacatg AAGCCTGtccctccacccaagccacaaaCCAAGTCAACTGGTGGagatgagaagagaaagaaaggaaaGACACAAAGGGAATATGTTGCAGTCACTATAGAGGAAGAGACAAAGTCTAATGAAGCAgtgaaagaggtgaagaagacaacTACCTATGCTAGGGTAGTGAAGAAGCCTCAATCCGGTGGAGCCCAGCTGAGCAAGAAACCAAGAACTAAAGCTGAGCCATCCGGTAGAGCCAGATTAAGAAAGAAGCCAAAATATGAACTTCATAAAGCTCTGAAATCCAGTAAAGTAGAAGGTACTTATACTATTGTGCCCCCAATGACATTAAGTGAAATAGTTGATGAAGTG GTTGAAGTTGATAGAATGCTAAAGATTGCAAAAGATAGATTGAGAATAGAAAAGAGAGTGAACAAGATTATGCTTGGGAAGATAGATGAAGTTGTCAAGGAGACAAAAATAATcttgaaacaatttttgcaagagcACATATATGAGGTTAATCCG AAAGATCAGTCAATAGAGCAAACCATTCTGAAAGGGAAGACAAATGAACACACTACAGTTGTTGATGATCAGAATGTTGGAATCTCTGATGAAGCTGGACAAAATCCTCCGATGATAGAGGTTTATTTAGAAAAGGCAACTGAGGAGATTGGAGATGGAAAAGGAGAAGTTTATGTAGGaaaggaagttgatgatgaaaaggaagaagttgcaAAGGAAGATGAAAATGCAAAAGTGGTAGAGAAGGAGAACAAGTTCTAG